A single Pseudodesulfovibrio aespoeensis Aspo-2 DNA region contains:
- a CDS encoding anaerobic ribonucleoside-triphosphate reductase activating protein: MMRINEPAEAWKYVRGFENLSLCDWPGLHSCIIFLGGCNLRCPTCHNGQLAWDMHTLPIIEPPRIKAYLRDRAGWLDGVTVTGGEPTTVPGLAGLLFEIRQSGLPVKLDTNGMRPDMVRELLSLGLVDVFAVDVKGPFAKYPALTGHAVSEIAARANLERIFGLAAARPEAFYFRTTQVPGLTEDDLATARGYLPPDFTLTIQKYVPPHTHVPPRRTQENAQPNHEERRPVGNVVN, from the coding sequence ATGATGCGGATAAACGAACCCGCCGAGGCCTGGAAATACGTGCGCGGTTTCGAGAACCTGAGCCTATGCGACTGGCCCGGTCTCCACTCCTGCATCATCTTTCTGGGCGGCTGCAACCTGCGCTGCCCCACCTGCCACAACGGACAGCTCGCCTGGGACATGCACACCCTGCCTATCATCGAACCCCCGCGCATCAAGGCCTATCTGCGTGATCGGGCCGGATGGCTGGACGGCGTCACCGTCACAGGCGGGGAGCCCACCACGGTGCCCGGTCTTGCCGGGCTGCTCTTCGAAATCAGGCAGTCGGGCCTGCCCGTCAAGCTCGACACCAACGGCATGCGGCCTGACATGGTCCGCGAGCTCTTGAGCCTGGGGCTGGTCGATGTCTTTGCCGTGGATGTCAAGGGCCCCTTTGCCAAATATCCCGCCCTGACCGGCCACGCCGTGTCCGAGATCGCGGCCAGGGCCAACCTTGAGCGCATCTTCGGCCTGGCCGCTGCCCGGCCCGAAGCCTTCTACTTCCGCACCACCCAGGTGCCGGGCCTGACCGAGGACGACCTCGCCACCGCGCGTGGCTATCTGCCGCCGGATTTCACACTGACGATTCAAAAGTATGTACCCCCTCATACCCATGTGCCCCCAAGGAGGACGCAGGAGAATGCCCAGCCAAATCATGAAGAGAGACGGCCGGTTGGAAACGTGGTCAACTGA